In Bifidobacterium sp. ESL0745, one DNA window encodes the following:
- a CDS encoding type Z 30S ribosomal protein S14, with the protein MAKTALRNKAAAKPKFKVRGYTRCQVCGRPHSVYRKFGLCRICLREKAHRGELPGVTKSSW; encoded by the coding sequence ATGGCAAAAACCGCTCTTAGAAACAAGGCTGCTGCCAAACCAAAGTTCAAGGTGCGCGGCTATACGCGCTGCCAGGTTTGCGGCCGTCCCCACTCCGTATATCGCAAGTTCGGCCTGTGCCGCATCTGCCTTCGCGAGAAGGCTCATCGTGGCGAGCTGCCCGGAGTTACGAAGTCCAGTTGGTAA
- the rplR gene encoding 50S ribosomal protein L18, with translation MTVKIFGKGKKVARLRRHARLRKHLTGTAERPRLVVTRSNRHMVAQIVDDTKGITLVSESTITHDFDGFKGTKTEAAQKVGELIAKKAKDAGIDSVVFDRGGNKYHGRVAAVAEGARQGGLAL, from the coding sequence ATGACAGTCAAGATTTTCGGTAAAGGCAAGAAAGTCGCAAGGCTTCGCCGTCACGCACGTCTGCGCAAGCACCTCACCGGCACTGCAGAGCGTCCGCGTCTGGTCGTCACTCGTTCGAATCGCCACATGGTCGCTCAGATCGTCGACGATACCAAGGGCATCACTTTGGTCAGCGAGTCCACCATCACCCACGATTTCGATGGGTTCAAGGGCACCAAGACCGAAGCCGCGCAGAAGGTCGGCGAGCTGATTGCCAAGAAGGCCAAGGACGCGGGTATTGATTCCGTCGTCTTCGACCGTGGCGGCAACAAGTATCATGGTCGCGTCGCAGCCGTTGCTGAGGGCGCCCGTCAGGGAGGTCTTGCACTGTGA
- the rplB gene encoding 50S ribosomal protein L2, whose amino-acid sequence MAIRVYKPTTPGRRNASVSDFSDLTRSTPEKSLVRKLNSTGGRNSYGRVTSRHRGGGHKRQYRLIDFKRWDKDGVPAKVAEIEYDPNRSARIALLHYADGEKRYIVAPKGVKQGDVIETGENADIKPGNNLPLRNIPTGTIVHAIELRPLGGAKIARSAGAGVQLVAKDGAYAQLRMPSGEIRNVDARCRATVGEVGNSDHANVQLGKAGRARWMGKRPITRGESMNPVDHPHGGTTRGGKPPVSPWGKGEVRTRRPKKASNKMIVRRRPNGKNRK is encoded by the coding sequence ATGGCTATCCGCGTATATAAGCCGACGACTCCGGGCCGCCGCAACGCGTCTGTGTCGGATTTCTCCGACCTCACGCGCTCCACGCCTGAGAAGTCGCTGGTACGCAAACTCAACAGCACCGGCGGTCGTAACTCTTACGGCCGTGTGACCTCCCGCCATCGCGGTGGCGGCCACAAGCGCCAGTACCGTCTCATCGATTTCAAGCGTTGGGACAAGGACGGCGTGCCCGCCAAGGTTGCTGAGATCGAATATGATCCGAACCGCTCCGCCCGCATCGCCCTCTTGCACTATGCAGATGGCGAGAAGCGCTACATCGTGGCGCCGAAGGGTGTCAAGCAGGGCGACGTCATCGAGACCGGCGAAAATGCCGATATCAAGCCTGGCAACAATCTGCCGCTGCGCAATATCCCGACCGGTACGATCGTCCACGCCATTGAGCTCCGTCCTTTGGGCGGCGCCAAAATCGCGCGCTCCGCTGGTGCAGGCGTTCAGCTTGTCGCCAAGGACGGTGCCTACGCCCAGCTGCGTATGCCGTCCGGAGAAATCCGCAACGTCGACGCACGCTGCCGCGCAACCGTCGGTGAGGTCGGCAACTCCGATCACGCCAACGTTCAGCTCGGCAAGGCTGGTCGCGCCCGTTGGATGGGCAAGCGCCCGATCACTCGTGGTGAGTCCATGAACCCGGTCGACCACCCGCATGGTGGTACCACTCGCGGTGGTAAGCCGCCAGTGTCGCCGTGGGGCAAGGGCGAAGTTCGTACTCGCCGTCCGAAGAAGGCTTCGAACAAGATGATTGTTCGTCGTCGTCCCAATGGCAAGAACCGTAAGTAA
- the rpmC gene encoding 50S ribosomal protein L29 — translation MAVGTADYSIKNLNEKTNDEIEGFLKKSKGELFNLRFQNATGQLDNSSRLKAVKHDIARMYTVLRERELGISQEPESGDTKTEEK, via the coding sequence ATGGCAGTCGGAACAGCAGACTACAGCATCAAGAATCTCAACGAGAAGACCAATGACGAAATCGAGGGCTTCCTCAAGAAGTCCAAGGGAGAGCTTTTCAACCTGCGCTTCCAGAACGCCACTGGTCAGCTTGACAACTCCTCTAGGCTCAAGGCCGTGAAGCACGACATTGCCAGGATGTACACTGTCCTGCGTGAGCGTGAACTCGGCATCAGCCAGGAGCCTGAGTCGGGCGACACGAAGACTGAGGAGAAGTAA
- the rplD gene encoding 50S ribosomal protein L4, with the protein MANVTLNVTDAKGKSAGSVEAPADIFGISNEEVEAHVPLIHQVVIAQLAAARQGTHAVKNRGAVSGGGKKPWKQKGTGRARQGSIRAPQWVHGGIAHGPVPRDYSQHTPKKMKAGALRYVLSNRANAGRVAVVDFGIKDTPSTKAAIAALTPVSNNQFTTVVLSRDDVNLWLSVRNIPTVHMIFADQLNTYDVVTAQYVVFSKEGFDAFVAAKTEPKEA; encoded by the coding sequence ATGGCTAACGTAACACTCAATGTCACCGATGCCAAGGGCAAGTCTGCCGGCTCCGTCGAGGCGCCTGCAGATATCTTCGGCATCTCCAATGAAGAGGTCGAGGCTCACGTTCCGCTGATTCATCAGGTGGTCATCGCTCAGCTCGCTGCTGCTCGTCAGGGCACTCACGCGGTCAAGAACCGTGGAGCTGTATCCGGCGGCGGCAAGAAGCCGTGGAAGCAGAAGGGCACCGGTCGCGCTCGTCAGGGCTCGATCCGCGCTCCTCAGTGGGTTCACGGTGGTATCGCTCACGGCCCAGTGCCGCGTGACTATTCCCAGCACACTCCCAAGAAGATGAAGGCCGGCGCACTGCGCTATGTGCTTTCCAACCGTGCGAACGCCGGTCGCGTCGCCGTTGTCGACTTTGGCATCAAGGACACTCCGTCCACCAAGGCCGCCATCGCTGCGTTGACCCCGGTAAGCAACAATCAGTTCACCACCGTCGTGCTCTCGCGTGACGATGTCAACCTGTGGCTTTCCGTTCGCAACATTCCGACGGTGCACATGATCTTCGCGGATCAGCTCAACACCTACGATGTGGTTACCGCTCAGTATGTCGTCTTCAGCAAGGAAGGCTTCGATGCCTTCGTCGCCGCCAAGACTGAGCCCAAGGAGGCCTGA
- the rpmD gene encoding 50S ribosomal protein L30: MADLKITLTKGLVNRKPAQRDTVRTLGLHKIGQTVVREDTPATRGLINAVRHLVTVEEA, from the coding sequence ATGGCAGATCTGAAGATCACACTGACAAAAGGTCTGGTCAACCGCAAGCCTGCCCAGCGCGACACTGTTCGCACGCTCGGCCTGCACAAGATCGGTCAGACGGTTGTCCGTGAAGACACCCCTGCAACCCGCGGTCTGATCAATGCGGTTCGCCACTTGGTCACGGTTGAGGAGGCCTGA
- the rplP gene encoding 50S ribosomal protein L16, with protein MLIPKRTKYRKQQRPKRRGMSKGGNEIAFGDYGIQALAPAYISNRQIEAARIAMTRYIKRGGRVWITIFPDRPLTKHALGSRMGSGKGTPESWIANVHPGRVMFEIGGVDEATAKEALRRAIDKLPMKCRIIAREGGDL; from the coding sequence ATGCTTATCCCAAAGAGGACTAAGTACCGTAAACAGCAGCGTCCGAAGCGTCGCGGCATGTCCAAGGGCGGCAACGAGATCGCGTTCGGCGATTATGGCATTCAGGCTCTGGCCCCTGCCTACATCTCCAACCGTCAGATCGAGGCTGCTCGTATCGCCATGACCCGCTACATCAAGCGTGGCGGCCGTGTGTGGATCACGATCTTCCCTGATCGTCCTTTGACCAAGCACGCGCTCGGAAGCCGAATGGGTTCCGGCAAGGGCACCCCGGAGTCCTGGATCGCCAATGTGCATCCTGGACGCGTGATGTTCGAAATCGGCGGCGTCGACGAGGCAACCGCGAAGGAAGCCCTTCGTCGCGCCATCGACAAGCTGCCGATGAAGTGCCGTATTATCGCACGTGAAGGCGGTGATCTCTGA
- the rplC gene encoding 50S ribosomal protein L3, with translation MSLQKANRSALLGRKLGMSQVWDEQGFFVPVTLVDVSTNVVTCVKTEESDGYKAVQLGYGQIDPTKVTKPMAGHFAKAGVTPRRHLVEVRTDNVDDFKPGQELTADLFADGSEVDVTGTTKGKGFAGTIKRWGFKSYRRTHGSHKNERRPGSVGACATPSRILKGKRMAGRMGHVTSTVQNLEVVSSDKENGVIAIKGALPGPKGGIVLLRSAVKGA, from the coding sequence ATGTCGTTGCAGAAAGCAAATCGTTCTGCACTGCTGGGCCGCAAGCTTGGTATGTCGCAGGTTTGGGACGAGCAGGGTTTCTTCGTTCCCGTGACGCTCGTTGATGTGTCCACGAATGTGGTCACATGCGTCAAGACCGAAGAGAGTGACGGCTATAAGGCCGTTCAGCTCGGCTACGGTCAGATTGATCCCACCAAGGTGACCAAGCCCATGGCTGGTCATTTCGCGAAGGCGGGCGTCACCCCGCGTCGTCATCTGGTCGAGGTCCGCACGGACAACGTCGACGATTTCAAGCCCGGTCAGGAACTGACCGCCGACTTGTTCGCCGATGGTTCGGAAGTGGACGTCACCGGTACGACCAAGGGCAAGGGCTTCGCCGGAACCATCAAGCGTTGGGGCTTCAAGTCCTATCGTCGTACTCACGGCTCTCACAAGAACGAGCGTCGCCCCGGCTCAGTCGGTGCATGCGCTACGCCGAGCCGTATTCTGAAGGGCAAGCGTATGGCCGGTCGTATGGGCCATGTCACTTCCACCGTGCAGAACCTTGAGGTCGTTTCCTCCGATAAGGAGAACGGCGTCATCGCCATCAAGGGTGCTCTTCCAGGGCCCAAGGGTGGCATCGTCCTGCTTCGTTCGGCTGTGAAGGGAGCCTGA
- the rpsE gene encoding 30S ribosomal protein S5, with protein MSDNEKETQVAENNQNTQASNDNNQSQRNEDRRGSRRGGRGEGRGEGRRGERRGERRGRHEENRGDELLDRVVTINRVSKTRKGGRSMSFAALVVVGDGNGTVGVGYGKSREVPAAIAKGQLDAKKHMFTVPRVRGTVTHPVIGHDAAGTVLLRPAAPGTGVIAGGAVRAVMECAGISDILTKSMGSATAVNVVRATVDALKQLEEPEEIAARRGLTVEQVAPDTLLRARAEGIAEARKAREDAKAEAEQAKDGEE; from the coding sequence GTGAGCGACAACGAAAAGGAAACCCAAGTGGCTGAAAACAATCAGAACACGCAGGCGTCCAACGACAATAACCAGAGTCAGCGCAACGAGGACCGTCGCGGTTCACGCCGTGGCGGACGTGGCGAGGGCCGCGGTGAAGGCCGTCGAGGGGAGCGTCGCGGTGAACGCCGTGGCCGTCACGAGGAAAATCGTGGCGATGAGCTGCTCGATCGCGTCGTAACCATCAACCGCGTTTCCAAGACCCGTAAGGGTGGCCGCAGCATGAGCTTCGCCGCTCTCGTGGTGGTCGGCGACGGCAACGGTACCGTTGGTGTGGGCTATGGCAAGTCCCGTGAGGTTCCTGCCGCCATCGCCAAGGGCCAGCTTGACGCCAAGAAGCACATGTTCACCGTTCCGCGCGTTCGTGGCACCGTGACCCACCCGGTCATCGGCCATGACGCTGCAGGTACTGTCCTGCTGCGTCCCGCCGCTCCCGGCACCGGTGTAATCGCCGGTGGTGCAGTCCGCGCCGTCATGGAATGTGCTGGCATTTCCGATATTCTCACCAAGTCCATGGGCAGCGCCACCGCCGTCAACGTGGTTCGCGCCACCGTGGATGCGTTGAAGCAGCTCGAGGAGCCCGAAGAGATCGCGGCACGCCGTGGCTTGACCGTTGAACAAGTCGCTCCCGACACCCTGCTCCGTGCTCGCGCCGAAGGCATTGCCGAGGCCCGAAAGGCCCGTGAGGATGCCAAGGCCGAAGCCGAACAAGCCAAGGATGGTGAAGAGTAA
- the rplN gene encoding 50S ribosomal protein L14, whose product MIQQETRLHVADNTGAKEILAIRVLGGSKRRYAGIGDVIVASVKDAIPGGSVKKGDVVKAVVVRTVKEHRRKDGSYIKFDENAAVILGSGHEPKGTRIFGPVGRELRDKRFMKIVSLAPEVI is encoded by the coding sequence ATGATTCAGCAGGAAACGCGGCTTCATGTCGCCGACAACACGGGTGCCAAGGAGATCTTGGCCATCCGAGTGCTCGGCGGATCGAAGCGACGCTATGCCGGCATCGGCGACGTGATCGTCGCCTCCGTCAAGGACGCGATCCCTGGCGGGTCGGTCAAGAAGGGCGACGTGGTCAAGGCCGTTGTCGTCCGTACGGTAAAAGAGCATCGTCGTAAAGACGGCTCATACATCAAGTTCGACGAGAACGCTGCGGTTATTCTTGGCTCCGGCCATGAGCCCAAGGGCACTCGTATCTTCGGACCGGTCGGACGTGAACTGCGCGACAAGCGCTTCATGAAGATCGTGTCCCTCGCCCCGGAGGTGATCTGA
- the rpsQ gene encoding 30S ribosomal protein S17 gives MAEKQERNFRKTRSGYVVSDAMDKTITVELEQRSTHPLYGKVVRSTRKVKVHDEHNDAHNGDFVRIMETRPLSKTKRWRLDSIVERAK, from the coding sequence ATGGCTGAAAAGCAAGAGCGCAACTTCCGCAAGACTCGTAGCGGGTACGTCGTGTCCGACGCAATGGACAAGACGATCACCGTCGAGCTCGAGCAGCGTTCGACCCACCCGCTGTACGGCAAGGTCGTCCGCTCCACTCGTAAGGTTAAGGTTCATGACGAGCACAATGATGCCCACAATGGCGACTTCGTGCGTATCATGGAAACCCGGCCTTTGAGCAAGACCAAGCGTTGGCGTCTCGACTCCATCGTCGAACGCGCCAAGTAA
- the rplE gene encoding 50S ribosomal protein L5 codes for MSDTTVEAPATPRLKQQYIDKIVPELEKEFKYSNPMQVAKVQKVVVSMGVGAAARDSKLIEGAVSDLTAITGQKPKVTKAKKSVAQFHLREGQAIGAYVTLRGDRMWEFLDRLLVLALPRIRDFRGISGKQFDGQGNYNFGLTEQSMFHEIDPDAIDHQRGMDITVVTSTKDDKEARALLKHLGFPFKEN; via the coding sequence ATGAGCGATACAACAGTCGAAGCGCCGGCAACACCGCGCCTGAAGCAGCAGTACATCGACAAGATCGTGCCCGAGCTCGAGAAGGAATTCAAGTATTCCAACCCGATGCAGGTCGCCAAGGTTCAGAAAGTCGTCGTCTCCATGGGCGTCGGCGCTGCGGCCCGTGACTCCAAGCTCATCGAGGGCGCCGTCAGCGACCTCACCGCGATCACCGGCCAGAAGCCGAAGGTCACCAAGGCCAAGAAGTCCGTCGCCCAGTTCCATCTGCGTGAAGGCCAGGCCATCGGCGCCTATGTGACGCTTCGTGGCGACCGCATGTGGGAGTTCCTCGACAGGCTGCTCGTTCTCGCGTTGCCACGTATCCGCGATTTCCGTGGTATCAGCGGCAAGCAGTTCGATGGCCAGGGCAACTACAACTTCGGTCTCACCGAGCAATCCATGTTCCACGAGATCGATCCGGATGCGATCGATCATCAGCGTGGTATGGACATCACCGTGGTGACCAGCACCAAGGATGACAAGGAAGCTCGGGCACTGCTCAAGCACCTTGGCTTCCCCTTCAAGGAGAACTGA
- the rpsH gene encoding 30S ribosomal protein S8 codes for MTMTDPIADMLTRLRNASAAKHETVSMPYSKFKAAIAEILKREGYIKDFTATDARVGQNLEITLKYGPNGERAIQGIKRISKPGLRRYAKSDALPMPLGGMGVAIISTSAGLLTQKDCLDRGIGGEIVAFVW; via the coding sequence ATGACAATGACAGATCCAATCGCAGACATGCTCACACGTCTGCGTAATGCGAGTGCGGCGAAGCATGAGACCGTTTCCATGCCGTACTCCAAGTTCAAGGCGGCGATTGCCGAGATCCTCAAACGCGAAGGCTATATCAAAGACTTCACCGCTACGGATGCTCGCGTCGGCCAGAACCTTGAGATCACGCTGAAGTACGGTCCCAATGGCGAGCGTGCCATTCAGGGCATCAAGCGCATCTCGAAGCCCGGCCTGCGTCGCTATGCGAAGTCGGACGCGCTGCCGATGCCACTTGGTGGCATGGGTGTCGCGATCATTTCGACCAGTGCAGGATTGTTGACCCAGAAAGATTGCCTCGACCGGGGCATCGGCGGCGAAATCGTCGCCTTCGTTTGGTGA
- the rplX gene encoding 50S ribosomal protein L24, which yields MVAKIKTGDQVRVIRGKDRGKEGKVTKVLANDRLIVEGVQIVKKHVRATQQGQQSGIVSVEAPIHRSNVMVIDPETKEATRVGVKVTTKAQDGKVKTVRTRIAKKSGKELA from the coding sequence ATGGTAGCCAAGATCAAGACCGGCGACCAGGTCAGGGTCATTCGCGGCAAGGATCGCGGCAAGGAAGGCAAAGTCACCAAGGTGCTTGCCAACGACCGTCTGATCGTCGAGGGCGTGCAGATCGTCAAGAAGCACGTGCGCGCCACTCAGCAGGGTCAGCAGTCCGGAATCGTCTCGGTTGAGGCGCCGATTCATCGCTCCAATGTGATGGTCATTGACCCCGAGACCAAGGAAGCGACCCGCGTTGGTGTCAAGGTCACGACCAAGGCCCAGGACGGCAAGGTCAAGACCGTGCGCACCCGCATCGCCAAGAAATCAGGAAAGGAGCTGGCATGA
- the rplO gene encoding 50S ribosomal protein L15, which produces MAEQEENTILQMHDLRPAPGSKKNRIRVGRGEGSKGKTSGRGAKGTLKRYQVRPGFEGGQLPLYMRLPKLRGFKSPFKKEFQVINVSALSELFPKGGEVSVEDLVKAGAVRAGYPVKVLGDGETKVAFTLKGVKASKSAKAKIEAAGGSISEE; this is translated from the coding sequence ATGGCAGAACAAGAAGAAAACACGATTTTGCAGATGCATGATCTGCGCCCCGCTCCTGGTTCCAAAAAGAACCGTATCCGCGTGGGCCGTGGTGAAGGTTCCAAGGGTAAGACCTCGGGCCGTGGCGCCAAGGGCACGTTGAAGCGTTATCAGGTTCGTCCTGGATTCGAAGGCGGCCAGCTGCCTCTGTACATGCGCCTGCCGAAGCTTCGCGGCTTCAAGAGCCCCTTCAAGAAGGAGTTCCAGGTCATCAACGTCTCTGCTCTCTCTGAGCTGTTCCCGAAGGGTGGAGAGGTCAGCGTCGAGGATCTCGTCAAGGCCGGTGCCGTTCGCGCTGGATACCCTGTCAAGGTTCTCGGCGATGGTGAGACCAAGGTTGCGTTCACGCTCAAGGGTGTGAAGGCTTCCAAGTCCGCCAAGGCCAAGATCGAGGCCGCTGGCGGCTCCATTTCCGAAGAGTAA
- the rplF gene encoding 50S ribosomal protein L6, protein MASHIGKLPVTIPAGVEVKIDGQNFSVKGAKGSDSYTIPDGITARVEDNTIYFDPADDQLQTRADHGLARSIVASMVQGVHEGFSKTLDIVGTGYRAQMKGKGIEFSLGYSHTITVNPPEGITFELPNANQVVVKGIDKQAVGQAAANIRALRKPEPYKGKGIKYTDEHILRKAGKAGK, encoded by the coding sequence ATGGCATCACATATTGGTAAGCTCCCCGTCACCATTCCGGCAGGCGTGGAAGTCAAGATTGATGGACAGAACTTCAGCGTCAAAGGCGCCAAGGGTTCTGATTCCTACACTATCCCCGACGGCATCACCGCTCGCGTCGAAGACAATACCATCTACTTCGATCCGGCCGATGACCAGCTGCAGACCCGCGCAGACCACGGTCTGGCCCGTTCCATCGTCGCTTCGATGGTTCAGGGTGTGCACGAAGGGTTCAGCAAGACGCTGGACATCGTCGGCACCGGTTACCGTGCGCAGATGAAGGGCAAGGGCATTGAGTTCTCGCTCGGCTATTCGCACACCATCACCGTCAACCCGCCCGAAGGCATCACCTTCGAGCTGCCGAATGCCAACCAGGTGGTCGTCAAGGGTATTGACAAGCAGGCGGTCGGTCAGGCCGCGGCCAATATCCGTGCGCTTCGCAAGCCGGAACCTTACAAGGGCAAGGGCATCAAGTACACCGACGAACACATCCTGCGCAAGGCTGGAAAGGCTGGTAAGTGA
- the rpsC gene encoding 30S ribosomal protein S3, translating to MGQKINPLGYRLGITEDHRSKWFSDSNKPGERYSDFVLEDDKIRKAMNKDLERAGVSRIIIERTRDRVRVDIHTARPGIVIGRRGAEAERVRAKLEKITGKQVQLNIFEVKNAALDAQLVAQSIAEQLTNRVTFRRAMRKAQQDAMRAGAKGIRIKLSGRLGGAEMSRSEFYREGRVPLQTLRALIDYGFFEARTTYGRIGVKVWIYKGDMTERQFDEQQAQQDNNRGRRGGDRRPRRGGRPSGARGSKPEAKAPEAAAAPAAEPAAAAAPAASEAKE from the coding sequence ATGGGTCAGAAGATCAATCCGTTAGGCTACCGCCTGGGTATCACTGAAGACCACCGTTCGAAGTGGTTCTCCGATTCCAACAAGCCTGGTGAGCGTTACAGCGACTTCGTCCTCGAGGACGACAAGATTCGCAAGGCCATGAACAAGGACCTCGAGCGTGCAGGCGTGTCCCGCATCATCATCGAGCGCACCCGTGACCGTGTGCGTGTGGATATCCACACCGCCCGCCCGGGCATTGTCATCGGCCGTCGTGGAGCAGAGGCCGAACGTGTTCGCGCCAAGCTCGAGAAGATCACGGGCAAGCAGGTTCAGCTCAACATCTTCGAAGTCAAGAACGCCGCTCTGGACGCCCAGCTTGTCGCTCAGTCCATCGCCGAGCAGCTGACCAACCGTGTCACGTTCCGTCGTGCCATGCGCAAGGCTCAGCAGGACGCGATGCGTGCTGGCGCCAAGGGTATCCGCATCAAGCTCTCCGGCCGCCTTGGAGGCGCCGAGATGAGCCGTTCCGAGTTCTATCGTGAAGGTCGCGTTCCGCTGCAGACCCTCCGTGCTCTCATTGATTATGGATTCTTCGAAGCCCGTACGACCTATGGCCGTATCGGTGTGAAGGTCTGGATCTACAAGGGCGATATGACCGAACGTCAGTTCGATGAGCAGCAGGCCCAGCAGGACAACAACCGTGGACGCCGTGGCGGCGATCGTCGCCCGCGTCGTGGTGGCCGTCCGTCCGGTGCTCGCGGTTCCAAGCCGGAAGCCAAGGCCCCTGAGGCTGCGGCGGCACCAGCAGCCGAGCCCGCAGCAGCCGCAGCACCTGCCGCCTCGGAAGCAAAGGAGTGA
- the rpsJ gene encoding 30S ribosomal protein S10: MAGQKIRIRLKSYDHEVIDQSAKKIVETVTNAGATVVGPVPLPTEKNVFVVIRSPHKYKDSREQFEMRTHKRLIDIVDPTPKAVDSLMHIDLPADVNIEIKL; encoded by the coding sequence ATGGCGGGACAGAAAATCCGCATCAGGCTTAAGTCCTATGACCATGAGGTCATCGACCAATCGGCGAAGAAAATCGTCGAGACGGTCACGAACGCGGGTGCCACTGTGGTGGGCCCGGTTCCTCTGCCTACTGAGAAGAACGTCTTTGTGGTAATTCGTTCTCCTCATAAATACAAGGATTCTCGCGAGCAATTCGAGATGCGCACTCATAAGCGCCTCATCGACATCGTGGACCCGACTCCCAAGGCCGTGGATTCACTGATGCATATCGATTTGCCTGCGGATGTCAATATCGAGATCAAGCTGTAA
- the rplV gene encoding 50S ribosomal protein L22: MEAKAIARHVRVTPRKARRMVDLIRGKKVSEAVTILKFAPQDASEPVLKVLQSATANARVKADKAGEAFRENDLYVKETYVDEGVTLKRFRARAQGRAGRINKRTSHITVVVASKEGAR; encoded by the coding sequence ATGGAAGCTAAAGCAATCGCACGTCACGTCCGTGTGACGCCGCGCAAGGCTCGCCGCATGGTCGACCTCATCCGAGGCAAAAAAGTGAGCGAAGCCGTCACCATCCTGAAATTCGCCCCGCAGGACGCCTCTGAGCCAGTGCTCAAGGTTCTGCAGAGCGCCACCGCGAACGCGCGCGTCAAGGCCGACAAGGCAGGCGAAGCGTTCCGTGAGAACGACCTGTATGTGAAAGAGACCTATGTGGATGAAGGCGTGACGCTCAAGCGTTTCCGTGCTCGTGCACAGGGCCGCGCCGGACGCATCAACAAGCGCACCAGCCACATCACCGTCGTTGTCGCCAGCAAGGAAGGAGCCCGCTAA
- the rplW gene encoding 50S ribosomal protein L23, translated as MVAIHNPAHDVIIKPVVSEKSYAAGDRGQYTFVVAPDANKVQIKQAVEKIFNVKVTNVNTLNRAGKRQRTRTGFGQRVNQKRAIVTVAEGQSIDIFGN; from the coding sequence ATGGTAGCTATTCACAATCCCGCCCACGACGTCATCATCAAGCCGGTAGTCTCCGAAAAGAGCTACGCCGCCGGCGACCGTGGTCAGTACACTTTCGTGGTCGCTCCTGATGCCAACAAGGTTCAGATCAAGCAGGCCGTCGAAAAAATCTTCAACGTCAAGGTGACGAACGTCAACACCCTCAACCGCGCCGGCAAGCGCCAGCGCACCCGTACCGGTTTCGGTCAGCGCGTCAATCAGAAGCGCGCGATCGTCACGGTCGCCGAGGGCCAGTCGATCGACATCTTCGGCAACTGA
- the rpsS gene encoding 30S ribosomal protein S19, translating into MSRSIKKGPFVDAHLQKKVDEQNEKGTKNVIKTWSRRSMITPDFIGHTFAVHDGRKHVPVFVTEAMVGHKLGEFAPTKTFRGHVHDDKKARR; encoded by the coding sequence ATGTCACGTAGCATCAAGAAGGGCCCCTTCGTCGACGCCCATTTACAGAAGAAAGTCGACGAACAGAACGAGAAGGGCACGAAGAACGTCATCAAGACGTGGTCGCGCCGTTCGATGATCACCCCGGACTTCATCGGTCACACGTTCGCCGTGCACGATGGTCGCAAGCATGTCCCGGTCTTCGTGACCGAAGCCATGGTCGGCCATAAGCTCGGTGAATTTGCCCCGACGAAGACCTTCCGCGGTCACGTTCATGACGACAAAAAAGCTCGCCGCTAA